The Parus major isolate Abel chromosome 5, Parus_major1.1, whole genome shotgun sequence genome contains a region encoding:
- the RASGRP1 gene encoding RAS guanyl-releasing protein 1 isoform X3, translating into MTPWSVSWLSQHSNEMERQPAQACSSAPESALELQQHCPSLSNHTQVMMVPLGHLAKGATLEDLLETCIQSFDLEGNACQNNQLLKIILAMHQFFISSADMLQKLVDLYLNALENNSSMLCVKICYFVRYWITEFWIMFKMDSKLSTAMEEFQEVVRANGEELHCRLIDTSQINSRDWSRKLTQRVKANTSKKRKVSLLFDHLEPEELSDHLTYLEFKSFRRISFSDYQNYIVNSCVKENPTMERSISLCNGISQWVQLMVLSRPTPQLRAEVFIKFIHVAQKLHQLQNFNTLMAVIGGLCHSSISRLKETSSCVPHDVIKVFNEMTELLSSYRNYDSYRRAYNECSNFKIPILGVHLKDLISLYEGMPDYLEDKKINVYKLYSLYNHIDELIQLQEMPLPLEANMDLVHLLTLSLDLYYTEDEIYELSYAREPRSHRAAPMTPSKPPVVADWASGVAPKPDPKTISKHVQRMVDSVFKNYDHDQDGYISQEEFEKIAASFPFSFCVMAKDWEGLISRDEITAYFMRASSIYSKLGLGFAHNFQETTYLRPTFCDNCAGFLWGVIKQGYRCKDCGMNCHKQCKDLVVIECKRRPKTSVADSSPTSALASSLCPVGVKEQFHGQEEGSFTFPNGEVVEHSEDSKDRTIMLMGSSAQKISVRLKPAVIHKSTQTDPVLLAGDVSRKRREKKEHRMPENPYLQAAPAPTFPSPILGRRKAFVKWENKDSSHKMKEEHHSCKPSYQELEQERNILKADNEGLKIQLEQAHKTIESLTIQKRNHVVDSLQHRDCS; encoded by the exons attTAGAAGGAAATGCATGTCAAAACAACCAGCtgctaaaaataattctggCCATGCATCAGTTTTTCATCTCCTCTGCAGACATGCTTCAGAAACTCGTTGATCT CTATCTTAATGCTTTAGAAAATAACTCTTCCATGCTGTGTGTGAAGATATGCTATTTTGTGAG GTATTGGATTACAGAATTCTGGATTATGTTCAAAATGGACTCTAAACTATCCACAGCTATGGAGGAATTTCAAGAGGTGGTTCGAGCTAATGGTGAGGAGTTACATTGTCGTCTAATTGACACATCTCAAAT aaattctagGGATTGGTCTAGGAAGCTGACACAGCGTGTAAAGGCCAACACCAGTAAGAAACGGAAAGTCTCACTTCTTTTTGATCACCTTGAGCCAGAGGAGCTGTCAGACCATCTTACCTATCTCGAGTTTAAGTCTTTCAGGAGAATATca TTCTCAGATTATCAGAACTACATTGTGAATAGTTGTGTGAAAGAGAATCCAACAATGGAAAGATCAATTTCTCTTTGCAATGGTATCTCTCAGTGGGTGCAGCTAATGGTTCTCAGCAGACCAACCCCGCAGCTTCGGGCTGAAGTGTTCATCAAGTTTATTCATGTTGCACAG AAGCTCCACCAGCTGCAGAATTTCAACACATTAATGGCCGTGATAGGAGGTCTCTGTCACAGCTCCATTTCCAGGCTCAAGGAAACAAGCTCATGTGTTCCTCATGATGTAATTAAG gtgtTTAATGAAATGACAGAATTGCTTTCGTCTTACAGAAATTATGATAGTTACCGACGTGCCTATAATGAGTGCAGTAACTTTAAGATCCCAATCCTTGGGGTCCACCTGAAAGACTTGATATCCCTGTATGAGGGCATGCCAGACTACTTggaggacaaaaaaattaatgtatacAAACTATATTCTCTGTATAACCACATAGATGAGCTGATACAACTCCAGGAAATGCCACTCCCCCTGGAGGCTAATATGGACCTTGTTCACTTGCTTACA CTGTCCCTCGATCTTTACTACACAGAAGATGAAATTTATGAACTTTCGTATGCACGAGAGCCACGAAGTCACCGAGCTGCG cctATGACACCTTCCAAACCACCAGTAGTTGCAGACTGGGCCTCGGGAGTGGCCCCAAAACCTGATCCAAAAACCATCAGCAAACATGTTCAGAGGATGGTAGAT TCTGTCTTCAAAAATTATGACCATGATCAGGACGGATACATTTCCcaggaagaatttgaaaagaTTGCTGCCAGTTTCCCATTCTCATTTTGTGTAATGGCTAAGGACTG GGAAGGTCTGATTAGCAGGGATGAAATAACTGCTTACTTTATGAGGGCTAGCTCAATCTATTCCAAATTAGGACTCGGCTTTGCTCACAACTTCCAAGAGACCACTTACCTAAGGCCCACTTTCTGTGACAACTGCGCTGGATTT CTATGGGGAGTCATTAAACAAGGATACAGATGCAAAG ACTGTGGAATGAACTGTCACAAGCAATGCAAAGACCTGGTTGTGATAGAGTGCAAGAGAAGACCCAAAACCTCAGTTGCAGACAGCAGCCCAACATCTGCTCTTGCTTCAAGCCTCTGCCCAGTAGGAGTCAAAGAACAATTCCACG gaCAAGAAGAAGGGTCATTCACCTTTCCTAATGGAGAAGTAGTAGAGCACAGTGAAGACAGCAAGGATCGAACCATTATGCTCATGGGTTCCTCAGCTCAGAAAATCTCAGTGAGACTGAAACCAGCTGTGATTCATAAAAGTACACAGACTGATCCTGTACTGCTGGCTGGTGATGTATCTCGTAAGcggagagagaagaaagaacacAGGATGCCAGAAAATCCGTAtctgcaggcagctccagcacccaCATTTCCAAGCCCAATTCTAGGCCGCAGAAAGGCATTTGTTAAATGGGAAAACAAGGATTCCAGCCACAAAATGAAGGAGGAGCATCACAGCTGTAAACCCTCATACCAGGAACTTGAGCAG gaaAGAAATATTCTAAAGGCAGACAATGAAGGTTTAAAGATCCAGCTGGAACAGGCACATAAAACAATCGAATCTCTCACAATCCAGAAAAGAAACCATGTAGTTGACAGTCTACAACACAGAGACTGCTCCTAG
- the RASGRP1 gene encoding RAS guanyl-releasing protein 1 isoform X2 produces MGTLGKRRENQQPAQACSSAPESALELQQHCPSLSNHTQVMMVPLGHLAKGATLEDLLETCIQSFDLEGNACQNNQLLKIILAMHQFFISSADMLQKLVDLYLNALENNSSMLCVKICYFVRYWITEFWIMFKMDSKLSTAMEEFQEVVRANGEELHCRLIDTSQINSRDWSRKLTQRVKANTSKKRKVSLLFDHLEPEELSDHLTYLEFKSFRRISFSDYQNYIVNSCVKENPTMERSISLCNGISQWVQLMVLSRPTPQLRAEVFIKFIHVAQKLHQLQNFNTLMAVIGGLCHSSISRLKETSSCVPHDVIKVFNEMTELLSSYRNYDSYRRAYNECSNFKIPILGVHLKDLISLYEGMPDYLEDKKINVYKLYSLYNHIDELIQLQEMPLPLEANMDLVHLLTLSLDLYYTEDEIYELSYAREPRSHRAAPMTPSKPPVVADWASGVAPKPDPKTISKHVQRMVDSVFKNYDHDQDGYISQEEFEKIAASFPFSFCVMAKDWEGLISRDEITAYFMRASSIYSKLGLGFAHNFQETTYLRPTFCDNCAGFAFCLFEFQLWGVIKQGYRCKDCGMNCHKQCKDLVVIECKRRPKTSVADSSPTSALASSLCPVGVKEQFHGQEEGSFTFPNGEVVEHSEDSKDRTIMLMGSSAQKISVRLKPAVIHKSTQTDPVLLAGDVSRKRREKKEHRMPENPYLQAAPAPTFPSPILGRRKAFVKWENKDSSHKMKEEHHSCKPSYQELEQERNILKADNEGLKIQLEQAHKTIESLTIQKRNHVVDSLQHRDCS; encoded by the exons attTAGAAGGAAATGCATGTCAAAACAACCAGCtgctaaaaataattctggCCATGCATCAGTTTTTCATCTCCTCTGCAGACATGCTTCAGAAACTCGTTGATCT CTATCTTAATGCTTTAGAAAATAACTCTTCCATGCTGTGTGTGAAGATATGCTATTTTGTGAG GTATTGGATTACAGAATTCTGGATTATGTTCAAAATGGACTCTAAACTATCCACAGCTATGGAGGAATTTCAAGAGGTGGTTCGAGCTAATGGTGAGGAGTTACATTGTCGTCTAATTGACACATCTCAAAT aaattctagGGATTGGTCTAGGAAGCTGACACAGCGTGTAAAGGCCAACACCAGTAAGAAACGGAAAGTCTCACTTCTTTTTGATCACCTTGAGCCAGAGGAGCTGTCAGACCATCTTACCTATCTCGAGTTTAAGTCTTTCAGGAGAATATca TTCTCAGATTATCAGAACTACATTGTGAATAGTTGTGTGAAAGAGAATCCAACAATGGAAAGATCAATTTCTCTTTGCAATGGTATCTCTCAGTGGGTGCAGCTAATGGTTCTCAGCAGACCAACCCCGCAGCTTCGGGCTGAAGTGTTCATCAAGTTTATTCATGTTGCACAG AAGCTCCACCAGCTGCAGAATTTCAACACATTAATGGCCGTGATAGGAGGTCTCTGTCACAGCTCCATTTCCAGGCTCAAGGAAACAAGCTCATGTGTTCCTCATGATGTAATTAAG gtgtTTAATGAAATGACAGAATTGCTTTCGTCTTACAGAAATTATGATAGTTACCGACGTGCCTATAATGAGTGCAGTAACTTTAAGATCCCAATCCTTGGGGTCCACCTGAAAGACTTGATATCCCTGTATGAGGGCATGCCAGACTACTTggaggacaaaaaaattaatgtatacAAACTATATTCTCTGTATAACCACATAGATGAGCTGATACAACTCCAGGAAATGCCACTCCCCCTGGAGGCTAATATGGACCTTGTTCACTTGCTTACA CTGTCCCTCGATCTTTACTACACAGAAGATGAAATTTATGAACTTTCGTATGCACGAGAGCCACGAAGTCACCGAGCTGCG cctATGACACCTTCCAAACCACCAGTAGTTGCAGACTGGGCCTCGGGAGTGGCCCCAAAACCTGATCCAAAAACCATCAGCAAACATGTTCAGAGGATGGTAGAT TCTGTCTTCAAAAATTATGACCATGATCAGGACGGATACATTTCCcaggaagaatttgaaaagaTTGCTGCCAGTTTCCCATTCTCATTTTGTGTAATGGCTAAGGACTG GGAAGGTCTGATTAGCAGGGATGAAATAACTGCTTACTTTATGAGGGCTAGCTCAATCTATTCCAAATTAGGACTCGGCTTTGCTCACAACTTCCAAGAGACCACTTACCTAAGGCCCACTTTCTGTGACAACTGCGCTGGATTT gctttctgtttgtttgaatTTCAGCTATGGGGAGTCATTAAACAAGGATACAGATGCAAAG ACTGTGGAATGAACTGTCACAAGCAATGCAAAGACCTGGTTGTGATAGAGTGCAAGAGAAGACCCAAAACCTCAGTTGCAGACAGCAGCCCAACATCTGCTCTTGCTTCAAGCCTCTGCCCAGTAGGAGTCAAAGAACAATTCCACG gaCAAGAAGAAGGGTCATTCACCTTTCCTAATGGAGAAGTAGTAGAGCACAGTGAAGACAGCAAGGATCGAACCATTATGCTCATGGGTTCCTCAGCTCAGAAAATCTCAGTGAGACTGAAACCAGCTGTGATTCATAAAAGTACACAGACTGATCCTGTACTGCTGGCTGGTGATGTATCTCGTAAGcggagagagaagaaagaacacAGGATGCCAGAAAATCCGTAtctgcaggcagctccagcacccaCATTTCCAAGCCCAATTCTAGGCCGCAGAAAGGCATTTGTTAAATGGGAAAACAAGGATTCCAGCCACAAAATGAAGGAGGAGCATCACAGCTGTAAACCCTCATACCAGGAACTTGAGCAG gaaAGAAATATTCTAAAGGCAGACAATGAAGGTTTAAAGATCCAGCTGGAACAGGCACATAAAACAATCGAATCTCTCACAATCCAGAAAAGAAACCATGTAGTTGACAGTCTACAACACAGAGACTGCTCCTAG
- the RASGRP1 gene encoding RAS guanyl-releasing protein 1 isoform X4 encodes MGTLGKRRENQQPAQACSSAPESALELQQHCPSLSNHTQVMMVPLGHLAKGATLEDLLETCIQSFDLEGNACQNNQLLKIILAMHQFFISSADMLQKLVDLYLNALENNSSMLCVKICYFVRYWITEFWIMFKMDSKLSTAMEEFQEVVRANGEELHCRLIDTSQINSRDWSRKLTQRVKANTSKKRKVSLLFDHLEPEELSDHLTYLEFKSFRRISFSDYQNYIVNSCVKENPTMERSISLCNGISQWVQLMVLSRPTPQLRAEVFIKFIHVAQKLHQLQNFNTLMAVIGGLCHSSISRLKETSSCVPHDVIKVFNEMTELLSSYRNYDSYRRAYNECSNFKIPILGVHLKDLISLYEGMPDYLEDKKINVYKLYSLYNHIDELIQLQEMPLPLEANMDLVHLLTLSLDLYYTEDEIYELSYAREPRSHRAAPMTPSKPPVVADWASGVAPKPDPKTISKHVQRMVDSVFKNYDHDQDGYISQEEFEKIAASFPFSFCVMAKDWEGLISRDEITAYFMRASSIYSKLGLGFAHNFQETTYLRPTFCDNCAGFLWGVIKQGYRCKDCGMNCHKQCKDLVVIECKRRPKTSVADSSPTSALASSLCPVGVKEQFHGQEEGSFTFPNGEVVEHSEDSKDRTIMLMGSSAQKISVRLKPAVIHKSTQTDPVLLAGDVSRKRREKKEHRMPENPYLQAAPAPTFPSPILGRRKAFVKWENKDSSHKMKEEHHSCKPSYQELEQERNILKADNEGLKIQLEQAHKTIESLTIQKRNHVVDSLQHRDCS; translated from the exons attTAGAAGGAAATGCATGTCAAAACAACCAGCtgctaaaaataattctggCCATGCATCAGTTTTTCATCTCCTCTGCAGACATGCTTCAGAAACTCGTTGATCT CTATCTTAATGCTTTAGAAAATAACTCTTCCATGCTGTGTGTGAAGATATGCTATTTTGTGAG GTATTGGATTACAGAATTCTGGATTATGTTCAAAATGGACTCTAAACTATCCACAGCTATGGAGGAATTTCAAGAGGTGGTTCGAGCTAATGGTGAGGAGTTACATTGTCGTCTAATTGACACATCTCAAAT aaattctagGGATTGGTCTAGGAAGCTGACACAGCGTGTAAAGGCCAACACCAGTAAGAAACGGAAAGTCTCACTTCTTTTTGATCACCTTGAGCCAGAGGAGCTGTCAGACCATCTTACCTATCTCGAGTTTAAGTCTTTCAGGAGAATATca TTCTCAGATTATCAGAACTACATTGTGAATAGTTGTGTGAAAGAGAATCCAACAATGGAAAGATCAATTTCTCTTTGCAATGGTATCTCTCAGTGGGTGCAGCTAATGGTTCTCAGCAGACCAACCCCGCAGCTTCGGGCTGAAGTGTTCATCAAGTTTATTCATGTTGCACAG AAGCTCCACCAGCTGCAGAATTTCAACACATTAATGGCCGTGATAGGAGGTCTCTGTCACAGCTCCATTTCCAGGCTCAAGGAAACAAGCTCATGTGTTCCTCATGATGTAATTAAG gtgtTTAATGAAATGACAGAATTGCTTTCGTCTTACAGAAATTATGATAGTTACCGACGTGCCTATAATGAGTGCAGTAACTTTAAGATCCCAATCCTTGGGGTCCACCTGAAAGACTTGATATCCCTGTATGAGGGCATGCCAGACTACTTggaggacaaaaaaattaatgtatacAAACTATATTCTCTGTATAACCACATAGATGAGCTGATACAACTCCAGGAAATGCCACTCCCCCTGGAGGCTAATATGGACCTTGTTCACTTGCTTACA CTGTCCCTCGATCTTTACTACACAGAAGATGAAATTTATGAACTTTCGTATGCACGAGAGCCACGAAGTCACCGAGCTGCG cctATGACACCTTCCAAACCACCAGTAGTTGCAGACTGGGCCTCGGGAGTGGCCCCAAAACCTGATCCAAAAACCATCAGCAAACATGTTCAGAGGATGGTAGAT TCTGTCTTCAAAAATTATGACCATGATCAGGACGGATACATTTCCcaggaagaatttgaaaagaTTGCTGCCAGTTTCCCATTCTCATTTTGTGTAATGGCTAAGGACTG GGAAGGTCTGATTAGCAGGGATGAAATAACTGCTTACTTTATGAGGGCTAGCTCAATCTATTCCAAATTAGGACTCGGCTTTGCTCACAACTTCCAAGAGACCACTTACCTAAGGCCCACTTTCTGTGACAACTGCGCTGGATTT CTATGGGGAGTCATTAAACAAGGATACAGATGCAAAG ACTGTGGAATGAACTGTCACAAGCAATGCAAAGACCTGGTTGTGATAGAGTGCAAGAGAAGACCCAAAACCTCAGTTGCAGACAGCAGCCCAACATCTGCTCTTGCTTCAAGCCTCTGCCCAGTAGGAGTCAAAGAACAATTCCACG gaCAAGAAGAAGGGTCATTCACCTTTCCTAATGGAGAAGTAGTAGAGCACAGTGAAGACAGCAAGGATCGAACCATTATGCTCATGGGTTCCTCAGCTCAGAAAATCTCAGTGAGACTGAAACCAGCTGTGATTCATAAAAGTACACAGACTGATCCTGTACTGCTGGCTGGTGATGTATCTCGTAAGcggagagagaagaaagaacacAGGATGCCAGAAAATCCGTAtctgcaggcagctccagcacccaCATTTCCAAGCCCAATTCTAGGCCGCAGAAAGGCATTTGTTAAATGGGAAAACAAGGATTCCAGCCACAAAATGAAGGAGGAGCATCACAGCTGTAAACCCTCATACCAGGAACTTGAGCAG gaaAGAAATATTCTAAAGGCAGACAATGAAGGTTTAAAGATCCAGCTGGAACAGGCACATAAAACAATCGAATCTCTCACAATCCAGAAAAGAAACCATGTAGTTGACAGTCTACAACACAGAGACTGCTCCTAG
- the RASGRP1 gene encoding RAS guanyl-releasing protein 1 isoform X1 produces the protein MTPWSVSWLSQHSNEMERQPAQACSSAPESALELQQHCPSLSNHTQVMMVPLGHLAKGATLEDLLETCIQSFDLEGNACQNNQLLKIILAMHQFFISSADMLQKLVDLYLNALENNSSMLCVKICYFVRYWITEFWIMFKMDSKLSTAMEEFQEVVRANGEELHCRLIDTSQINSRDWSRKLTQRVKANTSKKRKVSLLFDHLEPEELSDHLTYLEFKSFRRISFSDYQNYIVNSCVKENPTMERSISLCNGISQWVQLMVLSRPTPQLRAEVFIKFIHVAQKLHQLQNFNTLMAVIGGLCHSSISRLKETSSCVPHDVIKVFNEMTELLSSYRNYDSYRRAYNECSNFKIPILGVHLKDLISLYEGMPDYLEDKKINVYKLYSLYNHIDELIQLQEMPLPLEANMDLVHLLTLSLDLYYTEDEIYELSYAREPRSHRAAPMTPSKPPVVADWASGVAPKPDPKTISKHVQRMVDSVFKNYDHDQDGYISQEEFEKIAASFPFSFCVMAKDWEGLISRDEITAYFMRASSIYSKLGLGFAHNFQETTYLRPTFCDNCAGFAFCLFEFQLWGVIKQGYRCKDCGMNCHKQCKDLVVIECKRRPKTSVADSSPTSALASSLCPVGVKEQFHGQEEGSFTFPNGEVVEHSEDSKDRTIMLMGSSAQKISVRLKPAVIHKSTQTDPVLLAGDVSRKRREKKEHRMPENPYLQAAPAPTFPSPILGRRKAFVKWENKDSSHKMKEEHHSCKPSYQELEQERNILKADNEGLKIQLEQAHKTIESLTIQKRNHVVDSLQHRDCS, from the exons attTAGAAGGAAATGCATGTCAAAACAACCAGCtgctaaaaataattctggCCATGCATCAGTTTTTCATCTCCTCTGCAGACATGCTTCAGAAACTCGTTGATCT CTATCTTAATGCTTTAGAAAATAACTCTTCCATGCTGTGTGTGAAGATATGCTATTTTGTGAG GTATTGGATTACAGAATTCTGGATTATGTTCAAAATGGACTCTAAACTATCCACAGCTATGGAGGAATTTCAAGAGGTGGTTCGAGCTAATGGTGAGGAGTTACATTGTCGTCTAATTGACACATCTCAAAT aaattctagGGATTGGTCTAGGAAGCTGACACAGCGTGTAAAGGCCAACACCAGTAAGAAACGGAAAGTCTCACTTCTTTTTGATCACCTTGAGCCAGAGGAGCTGTCAGACCATCTTACCTATCTCGAGTTTAAGTCTTTCAGGAGAATATca TTCTCAGATTATCAGAACTACATTGTGAATAGTTGTGTGAAAGAGAATCCAACAATGGAAAGATCAATTTCTCTTTGCAATGGTATCTCTCAGTGGGTGCAGCTAATGGTTCTCAGCAGACCAACCCCGCAGCTTCGGGCTGAAGTGTTCATCAAGTTTATTCATGTTGCACAG AAGCTCCACCAGCTGCAGAATTTCAACACATTAATGGCCGTGATAGGAGGTCTCTGTCACAGCTCCATTTCCAGGCTCAAGGAAACAAGCTCATGTGTTCCTCATGATGTAATTAAG gtgtTTAATGAAATGACAGAATTGCTTTCGTCTTACAGAAATTATGATAGTTACCGACGTGCCTATAATGAGTGCAGTAACTTTAAGATCCCAATCCTTGGGGTCCACCTGAAAGACTTGATATCCCTGTATGAGGGCATGCCAGACTACTTggaggacaaaaaaattaatgtatacAAACTATATTCTCTGTATAACCACATAGATGAGCTGATACAACTCCAGGAAATGCCACTCCCCCTGGAGGCTAATATGGACCTTGTTCACTTGCTTACA CTGTCCCTCGATCTTTACTACACAGAAGATGAAATTTATGAACTTTCGTATGCACGAGAGCCACGAAGTCACCGAGCTGCG cctATGACACCTTCCAAACCACCAGTAGTTGCAGACTGGGCCTCGGGAGTGGCCCCAAAACCTGATCCAAAAACCATCAGCAAACATGTTCAGAGGATGGTAGAT TCTGTCTTCAAAAATTATGACCATGATCAGGACGGATACATTTCCcaggaagaatttgaaaagaTTGCTGCCAGTTTCCCATTCTCATTTTGTGTAATGGCTAAGGACTG GGAAGGTCTGATTAGCAGGGATGAAATAACTGCTTACTTTATGAGGGCTAGCTCAATCTATTCCAAATTAGGACTCGGCTTTGCTCACAACTTCCAAGAGACCACTTACCTAAGGCCCACTTTCTGTGACAACTGCGCTGGATTT gctttctgtttgtttgaatTTCAGCTATGGGGAGTCATTAAACAAGGATACAGATGCAAAG ACTGTGGAATGAACTGTCACAAGCAATGCAAAGACCTGGTTGTGATAGAGTGCAAGAGAAGACCCAAAACCTCAGTTGCAGACAGCAGCCCAACATCTGCTCTTGCTTCAAGCCTCTGCCCAGTAGGAGTCAAAGAACAATTCCACG gaCAAGAAGAAGGGTCATTCACCTTTCCTAATGGAGAAGTAGTAGAGCACAGTGAAGACAGCAAGGATCGAACCATTATGCTCATGGGTTCCTCAGCTCAGAAAATCTCAGTGAGACTGAAACCAGCTGTGATTCATAAAAGTACACAGACTGATCCTGTACTGCTGGCTGGTGATGTATCTCGTAAGcggagagagaagaaagaacacAGGATGCCAGAAAATCCGTAtctgcaggcagctccagcacccaCATTTCCAAGCCCAATTCTAGGCCGCAGAAAGGCATTTGTTAAATGGGAAAACAAGGATTCCAGCCACAAAATGAAGGAGGAGCATCACAGCTGTAAACCCTCATACCAGGAACTTGAGCAG gaaAGAAATATTCTAAAGGCAGACAATGAAGGTTTAAAGATCCAGCTGGAACAGGCACATAAAACAATCGAATCTCTCACAATCCAGAAAAGAAACCATGTAGTTGACAGTCTACAACACAGAGACTGCTCCTAG